One Ornithinicoccus hortensis genomic window, GTCCCAGGGGCAGACCCTCACCGAGCAGTTCATCGCCCAGGGCGCCGACATCGTGATGCCGGTCGCCGGGCCGGTCGGCCTGGGTGCGGCCGCGGCCGCCCAGGGCAGCGACGGCGTCAAGATCGTCTGGGTGGACTCCGACGGCTACGAGACCACCGAGTACGGCGACATCATGCTCACCTCGGTCGTCAAGCAGATCGCCCCGGCGGTCGAGGACACGATCGCCGCGAGCATGGAGGACTTCACCAACGAGCCGTATGTCGGCACGCTGGAGAACGAGGGCGTCGGCCTGGCGCCGTTCCACGACTTCGACGGCGACGTTCCGCAGGAGCTCAAGGACCAGATCGCCGACTACCAGGAGCAGATCATCTCCGGCGAGCTCGTCATCGAGTCGCCGAACGCCCCGTGAGGTGACCCTGCCCTGAGCAGACACACCCGCTCGGCGTAGCGGCCCGGCCTCGAGGGGCCGGGCCGCTACGCTGTCACCGCATTGATCAGTGCCGATCGCAGACCCACCGTGACGGGAGCAGGACACCCATGAAGCTGGAGTTGCGTGGCATCACCAAGACCTTCGGGCCCCTGGTAGCCAACGACCACATCGATCTCGTCGTCGAACCCGGGGAGATCCACGCGCTGTTGGGGGAGAACGGTGCCGGCAAGAGCACGTTGATGAACGTCCTCTACGGCCTGTACGAGCCCGACGGGGGTCAGATCCTGCTCGAGGACCGACCCGTGACCTTCTCCGGACCCGGGGACGCGGTCGCGGCGGGCATCGGCATGGTGCACCAGCACTTCATGCTGGTCCCGGTCTTCACCGTCGCCGAGTCGGTGGCGCTGGGCTACGAGCCCGCCGGGCCGGGCGGGCTGCTCGACCTAGGCACGGCGCGCCGCCGGGTGCAGGAGATCTCCTCCCGGTTCGGCTTCGACGTCGACCCGGACTCCGTGATCGAGGACCTGCCGGTCGGGGTGCAGCAACGCGTGGAGATCATCAAGGCGCTCTCCCGCGACGCCAGCGTCCTCATCCTGGACGAGCCCACCGCGGTGCTCACGCCCCAGGAGACCGACGAGTTGATCAGCATCATGGAGGAGCTCAAGCAGGCCGGGACCTCGATCGTCTTCATCACCCACAAGTTGCGCGAGGTGCGCGCGATCGCCGACCGGATCACCGTCATACGGCGTGGCAAGGTGGTGGGCGAAGCCAGCCCGACCTCCAGCGAGACCGAGCTGGCCTCGATGATGGTCGGCCGCTCGGTGAGCCTGACCGTCGCCAAGGAATCGGCCCAGCCGGGGCCGGAGTCGTTCCAGGTGCGGGACCTGACCGTGCACGACGCCAACGGCACGGCGGTCGTCGACCGGGTGAGCTTCTCGGTCCGCGGTGGGGAGATCCTGTCGATCGCCGGGGTCCAGGGGAACGGTCAGACCGAGCTCACCGAGACCATCCTGGGGATGACCGACGCCTCCGCCGGCGAGATCGAGCTCGACGGGAAGAACCTGCTGGACCTCGGGATCAAGAAGCGACTGCGGGCTGGGCTGGGGTTCGTGCCCGAGGACCGGTCGACCGACGGCGTGATCTCCACCTTCTCGATCGCCGAGAACCTCATCCTCGACCTCTACGACACCGAGCCGTTCGCCCGGGGCGTGCAGATGTCGCCCTCGGAGGTGCACACCAACGCGCTGCACCGCACCGAGGAGTTCGACGTCCGCTACACCAACGTGGGTGACCCGATCTCCACCCTCTCCGGCGGCAACGCGCAGAAGGTGGTGCTCGCGCGGGAGATGTCCCGACCACTGAGCCTGCTCGTCGCCTCGCAACCCACGCGTGGCCTGGACGTCGGCTCCATCGAGTTCGTGCACAAGCGGATCGTCCGGGAGAGGGACCAGGGCACGCCGGTGATCATCGTGTCCACCGAGTTGGACGAGGTGCTCGCGCTCGCCGACCGGATCGCGGTCATGTACCGCGGCAAGATCGTGGGCATCGTGGACAATGTCGACGTCGACCGTGACGTGCTCGGACTGATGATGGCCGGTGTGCCGTTGGAGGAGGCGCAGGCCGAGGCGGCCAAGCACCACTCCACGCTGGCCGCCGCCGATCTCGCTGTTGACAACGAGGAGGGCCTGTCGTGACCGAGGAACGTCCCGCGACCAACCCCGAGACACCCCCGAACGAGACACCTCCCAAGGACCCAGCCGCGAGCACCGACCAGGAAGGCCTGGGCGGCGACCAGGGACGGGCTGCCCTGCGGCAGATCGTCAACGGCAACGCGGCCATCTCCTTCCTGGCCATCGTCGTGGCCCTCGTCCTCGGCGGGTTCCTGATCGCGCTGGCCGACGAGCGGGTCCAGGAGGCCGCCGGCTACTTCTTCGCCCGGCCCTTTGACCTGCTCGGGGCGGCCTGGACCTCGGTGAGCGACGCCTACGTCGCCATGTTCCGGGGCGCGGTCTTCGACTGGCGCGCGGCGTCCTTCGCCGACTCCATCCGGCCGATCACCGAGTCCTTCGTCTACGCGATCCCGCTGATCCTGGCGGGGCTCGGGATCAGCGTCGGCTTCCGGGCGGGCCTGTTCAACATCGGCGCCCAGGGCCAGATCATCGTGGGTGCCATCCTGGCCAGCTACATCGGCTTCGCCTGGGACCTGCCGATCGGCCTGCACCTGATCCTGGCCATCCTGGGTGCACTGGTCGGGGGCGCGCTCTACGGCGCGATCCCCGGTGTCCTGAAGGCCACGTCCGGCGCCAACGAGGTGATCGTGACGATCATGCTCAACTGGATCGCCGTCTACGGCATCGCCTGGACCCTGAAGCAGGCCGTGTTCAACCCCGGCCGCTCGGGCCAGCGCAGCCCGGCCGTGCTGGACTCGGCCCTCTACCCCCGGCTGATCCCGGACTGGTTGGTCCCCGGCAACAGCTTCCGGCTGCACTGGGGCCTCGTCGTGGCGATCCTGGCGACCCTCTTCGTGTGGTGGCTGCTGGAGCGCTCGACCATCGGGTTCCAGCTGCGCGCGGTGGGTGCCAACCCGCACGCGGCCCGGACCGCCGGTATGTCGGTCGGCAGGATCACCGTGATCACCATGGTGATCGCCGGTGGCCTCGCCGGCCTCGCGGCGACCGCACAGGTGCTCGGCACTGAGAGGTCGTTGACGGCCGGGGTCGCCGCCTCCTACGGATTCGACGCGATCACCGTGGCGCTGCTGGGCAGGTCCAGACCGTTGGGCACCTTCCTGGCCGGCCTGCTGTTCGGTGCGCTGAAGGCCGGTGGCTCGCTGATGCAACGGATCACCGCCACCGAGATCGACATCATCCTCGTCGTGCAGTCCGTCATCGTGCTCCTCATCGCGGCCCCGCCGTTGGTGCGCAGCATCTTCCGGCTGCCCGATCCTGATGCGCCCTCCCGGGCACCCGTCACGAAGAAGGAGGCGGCGGCATGAGCACCCCCGTCGTCCCGCTGGCCGCCGGGACCCCCGCCGACGACATGAGCGCGGTGGCCCAGCGGATCAGCTACAAGACCCCCATCGTCTTCGCGGTGGCCACCCTGGTCTGCCTGCTCGGGTTCGCCGTCGGGGCGCCCGAGGGGGAGACGACCTTCCAGATCGCGTCGGGGTCGGGCTGGTTCACCATCCCGAACTTCGGGGTCCCTGCGGCGGCCACGGCCTGGGTCCTGACCCTGCTGCTGGCGGCGGCCACCGCCTACGCCTTCTGGCTGACCCGTGCCCGCCGCCCGATCCCGATGTGGCTGAACGCCACCGTCGGCCTGCTGTTCGTGGTCGGGTTCCTGGTGTGGGTCGGCGCGGGCAAGACCAGCGTCATCCCGGTCACCTCCCTGCTGGCCGGCGCGCTGGCGCTGTCCGTCCCGCTGATCTTCGGCGCGCTCTCCGGGGTGGTGTGCGAACGCTCCGGCATCATCAACATCGCCATCGAGGGCCAGTTGCTGTTCGGTGCGTTCGCGGCCGCGGTCATCGCCTCACTGTTCGCCCAGCCCTACCTGGGCCTGGTCGGGGCGCCCCTGGCCGGTGCGTCGGTCGGCGCCGTCCTCGCCTGGTTCTCGGTGAAGTACCACGTGAACCAGCTCATCGTCGGGGTCGTGCTGAACACCCTGGTGCTCGGACTGACCGGGTTCTTCTTCTCCACGGTGCTCCGGGCCGACGTGTCGACCTGGAACAGCCGGCAGCCGCTGGGGATCCTGGAGATCCCGCTGCTCAGCCAGATCCCCGTGCTCGGCCCCGTGCTGTTCCGGCAGACGATCCTGGTCTACATCATGTATGCCGTCATCGTGCTGCTGCAGATCATGCTGTTCCGCAGCCGCTGGGGGCTGCGCACCCGCGCGGTCGGCGAGCACCCCAAGGCGGCCGACACGGTCGGCATCAAGGTCAACCCGCGGCGGGTGTGGAACACCATCCTGGGCGGCGCGATCGCCGGACTGGGCGGGGCGTTCTTCACGGTGGGCTCCGGGCTCGCGTTCGGCCGCGAGATGTCGGCCGGCAACGGCTTCATCGCGCTGGCCGCGATGATCCTGGGCAAGTGGAACCCCAAGGGTGCGGTGGTGGCCGCGCTGCTCTTCGGCTTCTCCAAGAACCTGGGCAACGTGCTGAGCACCATCGGCTCCAGCGTGCCCTCCGAGCTGCTCCTGATGCTGCCCTACGTGATCACCATCTTCGCGGTCGCCGGATTCGTCGGACGGGTCCGCCCGCCGGCCGCCGAGGGCATCCCGTACACCAAGTGAGGGGAGACCGACCGTGACGCAGGACCATTCGACCGGACCGGACTGGGCGCTGTTGCAGGACCGCGCCCGTCAGGTGGCGGCCCTGGCCTACGTCCCGTACTCGCACTACCCGGTCGGTGCAGCCGGCCTGGTGGACGACGGCCGGGTGGTCGTGGGCTGCAACGTGGAGAACGCCGGCTACGGCGTCACGCTCTGCGCCGAGTGCGGCATGGTGTCGGACCTGGTGGCCGGTGGCGGCGGTCGTCTCGTCGCCGTGCTGTGCGTGAACCGGGACGGGGCACTGATCATGCCCTGCGGACGCTGCCGCCAGCTGATCTGGGAGCACGGCGGCGCGGCCTGCCGCATGCTCACCCCCGAGGGGGAGCGCACGATGGAGCAGGTGCTGCCCCAGGCCTTCGGGCCGGAGGACCTGGACGCCGTGCGCTGAGCCGGCGCCGTCGCCGTCCGGGCGCTCAGTCGGCGCCGTGCCCCAACAGCAGCTCCTGCGGCATCCCGTGGCCGAGCAGGTTGGTCGCGTGGGCCGGCGATCCCGCCAGGAACAGCACGCTGCCCGCGACCCCCTTCACCTTGCCGAGCAGCGCCGTGGCGGTGCTCGAGTCGAGCACGTGGCGGCCCCGCTCGGCGGGCAGGTAGACCTTGTCCCCCTTGGCGCCGGATGCCTGCTTGTCGACCACGGTCGCGGGGTCGAGGGGCTGGTGCGACATGGCGCCGGCGAGGGCATCCATCACGGAGCGGTCCTGCGGTTCGGCCTTGGCCGGACGGCCGAAGAGGAGTTCCCCGTCGGGACCGGGCGCATACCGCTGCACCGCCATCGCGGCCTGCCGGTCCCGGGACATCGTCGTGTAGGCCAGCCCCGACCCGGCCTGCTGACCCTCGTGGTCCTCCGTGGCCTCCTGCGCCGGCAGGTTCACCTGGGCGGCGAAGACGAGGGACTGCGGAGCCAGCCCCACCGCCACCGTGGGGGCGCAGGACAGCGTGATGGCCGGCCGTGGTGCCGTGACCACGCACAGCACCCGGTCGTCCCGGAGGGCGACCAGCGTGGGGAACAGCGTCTGCTCCCCGTCGCTGCGGGTCATCGACCTGCGCTTGAAGTCCTGGACGGCCGGCACGACGAGGGAAAGGGTCTGGGCGACATTCACCGGCTCAGGATGGCACACGCCTGGCAGGATGGG contains:
- a CDS encoding ABC transporter permease, which produces MSTPVVPLAAGTPADDMSAVAQRISYKTPIVFAVATLVCLLGFAVGAPEGETTFQIASGSGWFTIPNFGVPAAATAWVLTLLLAAATAYAFWLTRARRPIPMWLNATVGLLFVVGFLVWVGAGKTSVIPVTSLLAGALALSVPLIFGALSGVVCERSGIINIAIEGQLLFGAFAAAVIASLFAQPYLGLVGAPLAGASVGAVLAWFSVKYHVNQLIVGVVLNTLVLGLTGFFFSTVLRADVSTWNSRQPLGILEIPLLSQIPVLGPVLFRQTILVYIMYAVIVLLQIMLFRSRWGLRTRAVGEHPKAADTVGIKVNPRRVWNTILGGAIAGLGGAFFTVGSGLAFGREMSAGNGFIALAAMILGKWNPKGAVVAALLFGFSKNLGNVLSTIGSSVPSELLLMLPYVITIFAVAGFVGRVRPPAAEGIPYTK
- a CDS encoding cytidine deaminase — translated: MTQDHSTGPDWALLQDRARQVAALAYVPYSHYPVGAAGLVDDGRVVVGCNVENAGYGVTLCAECGMVSDLVAGGGGRLVAVLCVNRDGALIMPCGRCRQLIWEHGGAACRMLTPEGERTMEQVLPQAFGPEDLDAVR
- a CDS encoding ABC transporter permease, coding for MTEERPATNPETPPNETPPKDPAASTDQEGLGGDQGRAALRQIVNGNAAISFLAIVVALVLGGFLIALADERVQEAAGYFFARPFDLLGAAWTSVSDAYVAMFRGAVFDWRAASFADSIRPITESFVYAIPLILAGLGISVGFRAGLFNIGAQGQIIVGAILASYIGFAWDLPIGLHLILAILGALVGGALYGAIPGVLKATSGANEVIVTIMLNWIAVYGIAWTLKQAVFNPGRSGQRSPAVLDSALYPRLIPDWLVPGNSFRLHWGLVVAILATLFVWWLLERSTIGFQLRAVGANPHAARTAGMSVGRITVITMVIAGGLAGLAATAQVLGTERSLTAGVAASYGFDAITVALLGRSRPLGTFLAGLLFGALKAGGSLMQRITATEIDIILVVQSVIVLLIAAPPLVRSIFRLPDPDAPSRAPVTKKEAAA
- a CDS encoding ABC transporter ATP-binding protein, yielding MKLELRGITKTFGPLVANDHIDLVVEPGEIHALLGENGAGKSTLMNVLYGLYEPDGGQILLEDRPVTFSGPGDAVAAGIGMVHQHFMLVPVFTVAESVALGYEPAGPGGLLDLGTARRRVQEISSRFGFDVDPDSVIEDLPVGVQQRVEIIKALSRDASVLILDEPTAVLTPQETDELISIMEELKQAGTSIVFITHKLREVRAIADRITVIRRGKVVGEASPTSSETELASMMVGRSVSLTVAKESAQPGPESFQVRDLTVHDANGTAVVDRVSFSVRGGEILSIAGVQGNGQTELTETILGMTDASAGEIELDGKNLLDLGIKKRLRAGLGFVPEDRSTDGVISTFSIAENLILDLYDTEPFARGVQMSPSEVHTNALHRTEEFDVRYTNVGDPISTLSGGNAQKVVLAREMSRPLSLLVASQPTRGLDVGSIEFVHKRIVRERDQGTPVIIVSTELDEVLALADRIAVMYRGKIVGIVDNVDVDRDVLGLMMAGVPLEEAQAEAAKHHSTLAAADLAVDNEEGLS